Proteins encoded in a region of the Nicotiana tomentosiformis chromosome 9, ASM39032v3, whole genome shotgun sequence genome:
- the LOC104101703 gene encoding uncharacterized protein, with amino-acid sequence MTCESCGISGQEVGNVVPRDENCDDRRRHNVSVQTGEEFSEEFLRKSVTPRKTNIVRDTEQNQPARGVSNLSQDCRLVSKELHDLLGIKRRDSDCSTEFSDYSPRLAHAAEGEKNTYFDTTSRCNEEYSVSGRQPSRFSDERNRDILESPHAPEGEKNTYLESCANGKMRLLCSYGGRILPRPNDGKLRYVGGETRIISIRKNLTFNELVNKTTAICNQPHTIKYQLPEEDLDALVSVSSDEDLQHMIEEYHDLGKSSQRLRLFIVTCADSEGPCSFEAMTLQQSEADYQYVVAVNGMLEPGHRRSSSRGTFGNALDYSPICQRDSPTYLQFDNHNRGNSMNVKFLLRNPSSSYVNLSQVPSTSYVQSSPLSPAAFQIKDPNRSHVFLYDNVASLDVPDAGSPYTIEEPLYENSYHVDTTGYYYNCPLDRTNYPSKESVPSTQFGQTELDSKRLMSDKTAMHLEKFNFSQVSDIQATSGFSMHRDVTESRLAERPNVSAEESISPSPSDFLPEKSPSLAMSSSSQEWSMKEHEVRDENHRIAKKENQPNIEARERNREYLDPPSDKCRRSSEVNTSNIPTVNTMEHKLKLPKILCYPESASDPQILGEKHTSQNTMSNVTDSYRFYKPQPSILKDSRGLQNMHSVPFSSEESSFYLDWRNPLTSDISLPNSATDVAYTHEVSFHRKLADGPHKTMEKGNADGISAASTLPEIAVIVEDVTDSVPPDIPLSSTVIPHVQDEPSDGIPSSEEETDAESVVEESDYAVKIGSNGKEESVSDAAIIEKEAGIYGLQIIRNSDLEELLELGSGTYGTVYHGKWRGTDVAIKRIKQSCFAGSSSEQERLIKEFWREAKILSKLHHPNIVALYGVVPDGPGGTVATVTEYMINGSLRHVLARKDRSCRALDRRKKLMLALDAAFGMEYLHLKNIVHFDLKCENLLVNLGDPQRPVCKVGDFGLSRIKRNTLVSGGVRGTLPWMAPELLNGNSSRVSEKVDVFSFGITMWEILTGEEPYANLHCGAIIGGIVNNTLRPPVPQHCDSEWRKLMEECWSADPEARPSFTQITNRLRAMTQALQPKTRVRT; translated from the exons ATGACCTGTGAGTCTTGTGGAATTTCAGGCCAAGAAGTTGGCAATGTTGTTCCGCGTGATGAAAATTGTGATGACAGGCGTAGGCATAATGTGTCCGTGCAAACAGGCGAAGAGTTTTCAGAGGAATTTCTTAGAAAAAGTGTGACACCAAGAAAAACAAATATAGTAAGAGATACAGAACAAaatcagccagctagaggtgttTCTAATCTATCTCAAGATTGCCGTCTTGTCTCTAAGGAACTTCATGACCTCCTTGGGATAAAGAGAAGAGATTCTGACTGCAGTACAGAATTTTCGGATTATTCTCCTAGGCTAGCACATGCAGCGGAAGGTGAAAAGAACACTTATTTTGATACGACAAGCAGATGTAACGAGGAATATAGTGTTAGTGGACGACAACCTTCTCGGTTCTCAGATGAGAGGAATAGAGATATATTAGAGTCCCCTCATGCACCGGAAGGTGAAAAGAACACTTACTTGGAGAGTTGTGCCAATGGAAAGATGAGATTGCTGTGCAGCTATGGGGGTAGGATTTTACCAAGGCCGAACGATGGAAAGCTTAGATATGTGGGTGGGGAGACGAGAATTATATCAATTAGGAAGAACTTAACTTTTAATGAGCTTGTGAATAAGACAACAGCGATATGTAATCAACCTCATACAATTAAGTAtcagcttcctgaagaagatctTGATGCACTTGTATCCGTGTCGTCTGATGAGGATCTTCAGCACATGATCGAGGAATATCACGACTTGGGAAAAAGTTCTCAAAGGCTACGGTTATTTATTGTGACTTGTGCTGATTCTGAGGGACCTTGTTCCTTTGAAGCAATGACATTACAGCAAAGTGAAGCTGATTATCAGTACGTCGTTGCAGTAAATGGAATGCTTGAGCCAGGTCATCGTAGAAGCTCTAGCAGGGGTACATTTGGAAATGCACTGGACTACAGTCCAATTTGCCAAAGAGATTCCCCAACTTATCTCCAGTTTGATAACCATAATAGAGGTAATTCTATGAATGTGAAGTTTCTGCTCCGAAATCCCAGTTCTTCTTATGTTAACTTATCTCAGGTCCCCTCTACTTCATATGTTCAATCGTCTCCTTTATCTCCAGCAGCATTTCAGATCAAAGATCCTAACCGTTCCCATGTCTTTTTATATGATAATGTTGCAAGTCTTGATGTTCCTGATGCCGGTAGTCCATATACCATAGAGGAACCACTATATGAAAATTCCTATCATGTTGATACCACAGGCTACTATTATAATTGTCCTCTTGATAGGACAAATTACCCTAGTAAAGAGTCCGTGCCTTCTACGCAGTTTGGTCAAACAGAGTTGGATTCTAAGAGGCTAATGTCAGACAAAACGGCAATGCATTTAGAAAAGTTTAACTTTTCTCAAGTATCTGATATTCAAGCTACATCGGGTTTCAGCATGCATCGTGATGTCACTGAATCACGATTGGCTGAGAGGCCCAATGTATCTGCAGAAGAATCAATCAGCCCGTCTCCTTCAGATTTTCTACCTGAAAAATCTCCATCACTTGCAATGTCTAGTTCATCACAAGAGTGGTCAATGAAAGAGCATGAGGTGAGAGATGAAAATCACCGAATTGCCAAGAAGGAGAATCAACCAAATATAGAAGCAAGAGAACGCAACAGAGAGTATCTAGACCCTCCTTCCGATAAGTGCCGTAGAAGCTCTGAGGTTAATACAAGCAACATACCAACTGTTAACACCATGGAACACAAGTTGAAATTGCCAAAAATTCTATGCTACCCGGAGTCAGCATCAGATCCCCAAATACTAGGGGAAAAACACACTTCCCAAAATACTATGAGCAATGTAACAGACTCCTACAGATTTTATAAGCCACAGCCTTCAATATTAAAGGATAGTCGTGGCCTCCAAAACATGCATTCTGTGCCATTTTCATCCGAGGAATCTAGTTTTTATTTGGATTGGAGAAATCCCCTTACCAGTGATATATCACTTCCAAATTCAGCTACAGATGTGGCTTACACTCATGAGGTCTCTTTCCACCGGAAACTTGCGGATGGTCCTCATAAAACTATGGAAAAGGGAAATGCTGATGGAATTTCAGCAGCATCCACATTACCAGAAATTGCTGTTATTGTGGAAGATGTAACTGATAGTGTGCCTCCCGATATCCCCTTATCTTCAACAGTAATCCCACATGTGCAAGATGAACCTAGTGATGGGATTCCATCTTCTGAAGAAGAAACTGACGCCGAGAGTGTTGTTGAAGAATCTGATTAT GCTGTCAAAATTGGTTCTAATGGAAAGGAAGAATCTGTCTCTGATGCTGCCATCATTGAAAAGGAAGCCGGGATCTATGGCTTGCAG ATCATAAGAAACAGTGATCTTGAAGAGCTACTAGAATTAGGATCAGGAACATATGGAACAGTATATCATGGGAAGTGGAGGGGAACAGATGTTGCAATCAAGAGAATAAAACAAAGTTGTTTTGCTGGGAGTTCATCTGAGCAAGAACGACTG ATCAAAGAATTCTGGAGAGAGGCTAAGATCCTCTCCAAGCTTCACCATCCAAATATAGTGGCTCTCTATGGGGTGGTTCCGGATGGACCTGGTGGAACGGTGGCTACAGTTACTGAATACATGATCAATGGATCGTTAAGGCATGTCCTGGCTAGGAAGGATCG TTCTTGCAGAGCGCTTGATCGGCGGAAAAAACTTATGCTGGCGCTAGATGCAGCTTTTGGCATGGAGTACCTGCATTTGAAAAATATTGTTCATTTCGATTTGAAATGTGAAAACTTGCTTGTCAACTTGGGAGATCCACAGCGCCCTGTGTGCAAG GTTGGTGATTTTGGATTATCTCGAATTAAGAGAAATACCCTTGTTTCGGGTGGTGTTAGAGGAACACTTCCGTGGATGGCGCCGGAGCTATTAAATGGAAACAGCAGTCGGGTTTCAGAAAAA GTGGATGTGTTTTCCTTTGGCATCACAATGTGGGAGATCTTGACAGGAGAGGAGCCGTACGCAAACCTGCATTGTGGTGCTATTATCG GTGGGATTGTAAATAACACACTCAGACCTCCCGTCCCACAACATTGTGATTCTGAGTGGAGAAAATTGATGGAAGAGTGCTGGTCAGCTGATCCAGAAGCAAGACCATCATTTACACAGATAACAAACAGACTGCGCGCAATGACACAAGCGCTCCAGCCAAAGACTCGAGTAAGAACATGA
- the LOC117278086 gene encoding F-box/kelch-repeat protein At3g23880-like: MPDNFPRDITIDILIKLPVSSILRFNCVCKSWRSLIEDRQFIKQHYDRYKNDTNFHKIFLACIKYQYHCQQYYSIDAPFQHDSGISLLEHPPKINHTLTREFVVSSCKYGLFLLAFSYDKIILWNPTIRESRTIPRAIQIEKERSYDLRYSSSLENDKIVYGLGYVSTLEDYKIVRVGPKVSQGGHNIQIFSTKNDSWKLMGKLPRDTYYDRAMVIADGIVYMISHKKGKKFILSLCLKNEKFEEILCPDEDLGIVSETLFTIGESLFLAKFLSPVNKMVDFEVWCMKKNGMSCSWNIMLTIIIPCIWNDRFWMQPVGFIRDGDMLFLRDKTEFVIYDSKRHFQKVKVVELEESLCLNWAVTYVETLISPNAI, from the coding sequence ATGCCTGATAACTTTCCCCGTGATATCACCATTGATATATTGATAAAACTTCCTGTGAGTTCTATTCTAAGGTTCAATTGCGTTTGCAAATCATGGCGTTCTCTAATTGAAGATCGTCAATTCATCAAACAACATTATGATCGTTACAAAaatgatacaaatttccataaaaTATTTTTGGCTTGTATAAAGTACCAATACCATTGCCAACAGTACTACTCCATAGACGCCCCGTTTCAACATGATTCCGGTATTTCTCTTCTTGAACATCCTCCAAAAATCAACCATACATTGACTAGAGAATTTGTGGTCAGTTCTTGCAAATATGGTTTATTTCTTCTAGCTTTCTCTTATGATAAAATTATTCTTTGGAACCCGACGATCAGAGAATCAAGAACAATCCCTCGCGCAATCCAAATTGAGAAGGAGCGATCATATGATTTACGGTATAGTTCTTCTTTAGAGAATGACAAAATAGTTTATGGTTTAGGTTATGTTTCTACTTTGGAAGATTACAAAATAGTTAGAGTAGGGCCTAAAGTTTCTCAAGGTGGTCATAATATTCAAATATTTTCGACGAAAAATGATTCGTGGAAATTGATGGGCAAGTTGCCTCGTGACACGTACTATGATAGAGCCATGGTTATAGCTGATGGAATTGTTTACATGATTAGCCATAAAAAGGGGAAGAAATTTATTCTAAGTCTATgtttgaaaaatgaaaaatttgAGGAAATATTATGTCCGGACGAGGATTTAGGGATTGTCAGTGAAACTCTATTTACTATAGGAGAAAGTCTTTTTTTAGCTAAGTTTTTGAGCCCTGTTAATAAGATGGTTGATTTTGAAGTTTGGTGTATGAAAAAGAATGGAATGAGTTGTAGTTGGAATATAATGTTGACAATTATAATTCCGTGTATTTGGAATGACAGATTTTGGATGCAGCCTGTGGGATTTATTAGGGATGGAGATATGTTATTTCTGAGGGATAAAACTGAATTTGTGATATATGATTCGAAACGACACTTCCAAAAGGTTAAAGTAGTTGAGCTTGAAGAATCACTTTGTCTCAATTGGGCTGTAACATATGTGGAGACATTAATCTCTCCTAATGCTATATAG